The Parvibaculaceae bacterium PLY_AMNH_Bact1 genome window below encodes:
- a CDS encoding hypothetical protein (Derived by automated computational analysis using gene prediction method: GeneMarkS-2+.), translating into MPKQKMVSAAIAIALGAAAWGTTTSADAAIPACGSATVAFVKQIDGSSDSVRIKRAGSEDSLSVFAPLCEGDVVSLKTASDRVVLGIAGNSGPNEIRGPKSYTVGPASTGSQSISELIEGRLLPLGDRLVGQGLARSGGEFGFGLLDLETESAQIKSGFRPLWVGWSGGQAPYELLVLDPTDRIFATQTLSDISTTLPARTITPGRYTIVVKDAYGRTRQTFFDAVENVPTTSAPSVPAWMGEDTAVMLAAFCVAAEDPYVWSYEAAQQISGAKDTGLDREAALALIGGGDSEALCPR; encoded by the coding sequence ATGCCGAAACAAAAAATGGTTAGCGCCGCGATTGCGATTGCATTGGGTGCCGCGGCTTGGGGAACCACAACCAGCGCAGATGCAGCAATCCCGGCGTGCGGATCCGCCACTGTTGCATTCGTGAAACAAATTGACGGCAGCTCCGACAGTGTACGCATCAAGCGCGCAGGCTCAGAGGACTCTCTTTCCGTTTTCGCCCCGCTATGTGAGGGCGATGTGGTGAGTCTCAAGACAGCCAGCGACAGGGTGGTCCTCGGCATTGCAGGTAACTCTGGTCCAAATGAAATTCGCGGACCGAAAAGCTACACCGTTGGCCCTGCCTCAACCGGCAGCCAGTCTATTAGCGAACTGATCGAAGGCCGCCTGCTTCCTCTCGGTGATCGGTTGGTCGGACAGGGGTTAGCGCGCTCCGGCGGTGAGTTTGGATTTGGACTGCTTGATCTCGAAACCGAATCTGCACAGATCAAATCAGGCTTCCGTCCTCTGTGGGTCGGCTGGTCCGGTGGACAGGCACCCTACGAACTGCTCGTGCTCGATCCCACCGACCGGATCTTCGCGACCCAAACTCTGTCAGACATATCCACAACGCTGCCAGCGAGAACCATTACGCCAGGGCGCTACACAATCGTCGTGAAAGATGCCTACGGGCGGACGAGACAGACTTTCTTCGATGCAGTGGAGAACGTACCCACTACATCTGCACCTTCAGTACCAGCATGGATGGGGGAGGACACTGCCGTCATGCTTGCGGCTTTCTGCGTTGCCGCCGAAGACCCATATGTGTGGTCCTACGAAGCCGCGCAGCAGATCAGCGGAGCAAAAGATACCGGTCTTGATCGGGAGGCAGCACTTGCGCTCATTGGTGGGGGCGACTCAGAGGCTCTCTGCCCTCGCTAA
- a CDS encoding CHAT domain-containing protein (Derived by automated computational analysis using gene prediction method: Protein Homology.) has protein sequence MTGRFLATLLSVLFLTSCMQEMGSALPDALDLGVSSEGDACRAGKRLDTEAVGALARYDVFCGTWRRAAATMDVYPNEIAQGAGLLSACRSSVEPSLLAEGVLTCPGQLSGTLLQDLAISVSGSDTIVQARGIPGSLPAMRRGAAALAGLEAPIELSADEMASLPGVAALQDQEVLRRRGHRRNVSFRFSLAAEDYAKAVAIQDGLFGGDPVRRADIALDLALNLSSQGRFAEAETLLDNTALSAGVQTTSWLRDKLINYRAVHQLNIGNYREALALAEQAFAPETFGAYAFVSGESSDRVITPRAAEFVNHRSGNSVPPIYSDAELRPGVRALILEGHRAYLRASALLLSGREGAADALDDAADLVGRAPPGSAGWLDALIEERRAGNDLAQGNVGAARSRLSTLVAKWVKDQPQSLLTARLLASLGKAQITDGDVSAALASYNYSFDLYSSVEGSFGISPDVAGDYLGVLLRAQDMGLGDAAGLTRRFVDAFEGMVEPRAAAAMAMAAARVASEGTADEIRALQDAERALQEARLALQQGASTDDPEELARLTLAVETTEAAALEAEVLARQAQPQYMQLVNGGAETADLISTLGSDEAFVAFAPTQAGGFGYAVFSGKVMPFGTELGRNDARRLVRRVRSTLRARAGGTPPFAAEQAHALFDGVLGPVYSDLREAGVETLIFAPRGVIGSLPPSLLLSAFDDEQKDLVRARSYSTLPWLANDFAFINTPSAASFVAARTAEAPEATTGMTVFGPPVPPNNSDAWISDFTARMTAEGRPARCGQVFAGQPNLQKPLTALRSSVGQAFGRRDVTGRSFTDVDTIEDASLVDQQVLVFVTHGFFGDGFCISEPSLLTSLDQAGGDGMLSATEILDMKLDATLVVLAACDTARAAEGAEGVAAVFDGAQLDGLVRSFVYAGARSVLATHWVADDAAADAVVRKFFVDAARAPMHEALRGAQKALIAQDKFSHPYFWAPYVMTGDADRVLNRG, from the coding sequence ATGACCGGCCGTTTCCTCGCAACTTTGCTCTCTGTCTTGTTTCTTACCAGCTGTATGCAGGAGATGGGGTCAGCATTACCTGACGCACTGGATCTTGGCGTGAGCTCAGAGGGCGATGCCTGCCGGGCTGGCAAGCGTCTTGATACGGAAGCTGTGGGCGCGCTTGCCCGGTACGATGTGTTTTGCGGTACATGGCGTCGGGCGGCTGCAACAATGGATGTTTATCCCAACGAGATTGCGCAAGGTGCCGGTCTCTTGTCGGCGTGCCGGTCTTCTGTCGAGCCAAGTTTGCTTGCTGAAGGTGTTTTGACATGCCCAGGGCAATTGTCGGGTACATTGCTGCAGGATCTTGCGATCAGCGTTTCGGGATCAGACACCATCGTGCAGGCCCGGGGAATTCCCGGCTCTCTTCCTGCAATGCGTCGCGGGGCTGCAGCCCTTGCGGGCCTTGAAGCACCGATTGAGTTAAGTGCGGATGAAATGGCGAGCCTGCCAGGCGTTGCTGCACTTCAGGATCAGGAAGTATTGCGCCGACGCGGACACCGGCGGAATGTGTCTTTCCGTTTTTCCCTCGCCGCAGAAGATTATGCCAAAGCAGTGGCAATCCAGGATGGGCTCTTTGGTGGCGATCCTGTGCGCCGCGCGGATATTGCGCTGGACCTTGCGCTCAATCTTTCGAGCCAGGGGCGTTTTGCGGAAGCGGAAACACTGCTTGATAACACGGCTCTCTCAGCGGGAGTGCAGACGACCTCGTGGCTGCGCGATAAACTCATCAACTACAGGGCCGTGCATCAGCTCAATATAGGGAACTATCGAGAAGCCCTGGCGCTGGCAGAACAGGCTTTCGCGCCGGAGACTTTTGGGGCCTATGCCTTTGTCTCGGGAGAGAGCTCTGATCGTGTGATCACACCGCGGGCTGCTGAGTTTGTTAATCATCGCAGCGGTAATAGTGTGCCGCCGATCTATTCAGATGCAGAGCTCCGTCCGGGCGTTAGGGCACTCATCCTTGAAGGGCATAGAGCCTATCTTCGGGCGTCTGCACTGCTTCTTTCAGGTCGCGAGGGAGCGGCGGATGCACTTGATGATGCGGCGGATCTGGTGGGACGTGCACCTCCGGGATCGGCCGGATGGCTTGATGCGCTGATTGAAGAGCGGCGTGCAGGGAATGATCTGGCGCAAGGTAATGTTGGTGCTGCGCGATCACGCTTGTCGACCCTTGTGGCCAAGTGGGTCAAAGACCAGCCTCAATCTCTTTTGACTGCCCGGCTTCTTGCGAGCCTCGGAAAAGCCCAGATTACCGATGGCGATGTCTCCGCAGCGCTCGCTTCTTACAATTACTCGTTTGATCTTTATTCGAGTGTAGAGGGCTCATTTGGCATCTCGCCGGATGTTGCAGGAGATTATCTGGGTGTTTTGTTGCGGGCACAGGACATGGGGCTTGGGGATGCGGCAGGGCTCACGAGACGTTTTGTCGATGCTTTTGAAGGAATGGTTGAGCCGAGGGCTGCGGCGGCGATGGCGATGGCGGCCGCGCGGGTCGCGAGCGAGGGAACAGCAGACGAAATCCGTGCGTTGCAGGATGCTGAGCGAGCGCTTCAGGAGGCTCGCCTTGCTCTGCAACAGGGCGCCAGCACTGATGACCCGGAAGAGCTTGCGCGATTGACGCTTGCTGTGGAGACCACGGAAGCGGCGGCGCTGGAAGCAGAGGTCCTCGCGCGTCAGGCTCAGCCGCAATATATGCAGCTTGTGAATGGGGGGGCGGAGACGGCGGACCTCATTTCGACACTTGGCTCAGACGAGGCATTTGTCGCTTTTGCCCCCACCCAGGCCGGTGGTTTTGGGTATGCTGTTTTCTCGGGCAAGGTGATGCCCTTTGGTACTGAGCTTGGGCGCAATGACGCGCGCCGTCTCGTGCGTCGCGTGCGCTCCACGCTGCGCGCACGCGCTGGCGGAACGCCACCTTTTGCTGCCGAACAGGCGCATGCATTGTTTGACGGCGTGTTGGGGCCGGTTTACTCAGACCTTCGCGAGGCAGGTGTCGAAACACTGATATTTGCCCCTCGCGGTGTGATTGGATCACTTCCTCCATCGCTTCTGCTCTCGGCCTTTGATGATGAACAGAAGGATCTCGTGCGCGCGCGGTCTTATTCCACCTTGCCCTGGCTTGCGAATGATTTTGCTTTCATCAATACGCCGAGCGCGGCGAGTTTTGTTGCGGCAAGGACCGCTGAGGCCCCAGAGGCGACCACCGGTATGACCGTTTTTGGACCGCCTGTGCCCCCCAACAATTCTGATGCCTGGATATCTGATTTCACGGCTCGGATGACAGCGGAAGGCAGGCCCGCCCGGTGTGGTCAGGTGTTTGCTGGGCAGCCCAATCTTCAGAAGCCGCTGACCGCCTTGCGGTCGTCAGTTGGGCAGGCATTCGGCCGCCGAGATGTGACCGGACGGTCCTTCACCGATGTGGACACGATCGAAGATGCATCGCTTGTTGATCAACAGGTGTTGGTCTTTGTTACGCATGGTTTTTTTGGGGATGGCTTTTGCATTTCCGAACCGTCACTGCTGACGTCGCTTGACCAGGCAGGCGGCGATGGCATGCTGAGCGCGACTGAAATTCTTGATATGAAACTTGATGCCACGCTGGTGGTTCTGGCCGCGTGCGATACCGCGCGGGCGGCCGAAGGTGCTGAGGGTGTTGCTGCTGTCTTCGATGGTGCGCAGCTTGATGGGCTGGTTCGAAGCTTTGTCTATGCGGGTGCACGATCTGTGCTTGCTACCCACTGGGTTGCAGATGACGCTGCGGCAGACGCGGTGGTTCGCAAGTTTTTCGTAGATGCCGCTCGTGCACCGATGCATGAAGCGTTACGCGGTGCCCAGAAAGCGCTCATCGCTCAAGACAAGTTCTCACACCCCTATTTCTGGGCTCCGTATGTCATGACCGGAGACGCAGACCGAGTGCTCAATCGAGGGTGA